In the genome of Helicovermis profundi, the window TCTTCTACAATTAATATTTTTCTCACGATCTAACCACCCTAAAACTTATTTTCTACTCATTTTTAATGCATTTTTTTCATAAACAACAATAAAATCAATCACATCATCAATATTAATTAACTCATCATATCTATTCACATCAACTTCAGAAAATTTAACATTCTTTTCTTTGAGCAATTTTCTTATTTTTGCAAGTTTCCATTTTTTAACAAACGGTGCAATTTCAATTTCTAAATCATCATCTAATGAAGAACTTTCTAAATTTATGTTCTTTTTCAATTCAGTAAAAATAACTTCATGAACCTCTGCAATATCAAATACTTTTACATTGTTTTCAATATACGAAAACATTTTATCAAAATTTTCTGAATCCATATTCTCTACTTTTTCGTACCTAGGTGTTTCAATTACATCTACTGCTTTTTTAGTAATTTCTACTTTCTTGCAACTAACTCCAAAAAAAACTATAAAAAATACTAAAATTACCATTTTTATTTTCATTATAAAATTCCACTTCGCTTTCTTTTTCTTTGCACTGAAAAAATATAGGATACTATTTTAGAACGATCGTTTTCATCAACATCTAAAAATGAAATACGTGATTCATATCTTAGTTTCGAATTTTTTACATTTTTTACCGAAAGAACTTGACCCTTCACTTTTAAAATATTATTGTTTATATCAATATTAACTTCTATAATTTCATCAATAAATAATTCTCCAAGAGTTATACATTTCATACCGCCTGCACTTATATCTTTTGTAGTTCCTTTAACAATATCTGGCCTATTAAATTTTACCTCTCTCATTATTTCTAATCTATAATAGTTCCTACGCTGGAGAATTTCGTGTCTATTCTCTTTTACAAGTACTATATTGTTAAAATTATTAGTTTTTACTCTCTTAACAACTCTCGCATTAAAATCTATAATTCCTATACCATCTTTATGTATATTAAGCCTTATAATATCATTTTCTCTAATAGGATAATAGTTACATTTATAAAGAGGCGAGTTAACTAAAATTTTTTCCTTACTATTAATTCCTTCAATAATGGTTTTTAGTTCAATAAATTCTCCATTATTTTCAACAATAATCATAGCCGAATCGCCTGGTTTTACTATTTTACTAAGGTTGTTTTTCATAAAATTATCACGCTCTTTATATCTTTTTTTTATTCTCTACTATACATTTCAAACTTAATTTCAACGTATATTTCCATTTCCTCTTACCACATATTTGGTTGTAGTTAACGCTTTTACTCCCATTGGCCCTCTAGCATGAAGTTTTTGCGTACTTATTCCAATTTCGCCACCAAATCCAAATTCAGACCCATCAGTAAATCTTGTACTTGCATTTAGATAAACTGTTGAAGCATCTATTTCATTTAAGAATCTCTCAGAAGAACCTACAGATTCTGTAATAATTGACTCTGAATGTTTAGTACCATAAGTATTTATATGATTGATTGCTTCATCTATAGAGTCTACTATTTTTACAGATATTTTCATATCGAGATATTCCGTAGCATAATCCTCTTCTTTTGCAATTCCAACTTTAGAATTTAATTTTCTTGTTCTTTCGCACCCTACTACTTCTACGTTCTTATCTATAAGAGAGTCAATAACTTCTTTTTTATATTCTATGCTATATTTGCTGTGTATAAGTAAAGATTCAATTGCATTACAAACTCCTGTCCTTTGAGTTTTTGCGTTTAATACAATTGGAACTACTTTATTTTTATCTGCAAACTCATCAACATAAACATGACATAAACCTGCTCCAGTTATTATAACTGGTACTTTCGCATTTTCTACAATTGCATTTTTAAGACCTTTTCCACCTCTTGGTATTATGCAATCAACATAATCTTTTGCCCTTATAAGTTCACTCACCATAGCTCTATCTGTATATTCAATTAATTGAACAATATTATTTGGTAATTTTGATTCTTTTATTGCTTCTCTTAAAAGTTTCGCTAAAATTTTATTTGAATATATTGCTTCTTTTCCACCTCTTAAAATAATTGCATTTGATGATTTTATAGCAAGCGATGCAGCATCGATTGTTACATTTGGCCTTGATTCGTAAATCATAGCAATAACACCAATCGGAACTCTTACTTTACTAATCCACAATCCAGTTTCAGTTTTCCATCCTTCTTCAATTTCTCCAATAGGGTCTGGAAATTTTGCGATTTTTACTAAGG includes:
- a CDS encoding flagellar brake protein gives rise to the protein MKNNLSKIVKPGDSAMIIVENNGEFIELKTIIEGINSKEKILVNSPLYKCNYYPIRENDIIRLNIHKDGIGIIDFNARVVKRVKTNNFNNIVLVKENRHEILQRRNYYRLEIMREVKFNRPDIVKGTTKDISAGGMKCITLGELFIDEIIEVNIDINNNILKVKGQVLSVKNVKNSKLRYESRISFLDVDENDRSKIVSYIFSVQRKRKRSGIL
- a CDS encoding glutamate-5-semialdehyde dehydrogenase, coding for MKKKDYILNLCKNAKDASLNLIKFNASDKNEALLLISNKLTDNIQLIISENEKDLIEGKKNKLSSALLDRLKLNEERIISMSDALVKIAKFPDPIGEIEEGWKTETGLWISKVRVPIGVIAMIYESRPNVTIDAASLAIKSSNAIILRGGKEAIYSNKILAKLLREAIKESKLPNNIVQLIEYTDRAMVSELIRAKDYVDCIIPRGGKGLKNAIVENAKVPVIITGAGLCHVYVDEFADKNKVVPIVLNAKTQRTGVCNAIESLLIHSKYSIEYKKEVIDSLIDKNVEVVGCERTRKLNSKVGIAKEEDYATEYLDMKISVKIVDSIDEAINHINTYGTKHSESIITESVGSSERFLNEIDASTVYLNASTRFTDGSEFGFGGEIGISTQKLHARGPMGVKALTTTKYVVRGNGNIR